One Kineococcus aurantiacus genomic window carries:
- a CDS encoding urease subunit alpha produces MSLTGRDYAATYGPRAGDRLRLGDTGLVVQVEHDAQAPGEEFLAGFAKTARDGLHLKAARVRETCDVVISNVVVVDAVQGVRKLSIGIREGRISGVGRAGNPDTLDDVDVVVGTGTTIVSGEGLIATAGAIDTHVHLLSPRVMEASLASGVTTIIGQEFGPVWGVGVNSPWALRHAFNAFDAWPVNIGFLGRGSASDPGSSVEALVEGGACGFKVHEDMGAHSRALDTALTVAEEHDVQVALHTDGINEALSVEDTLAVLDGRTIHAFHIEGCGGGHVPNVLRMAGEPNVIGSSTNPTLPFGRDAVAEHYHMIMSVHGLKEDLPGDAALARDRIRAGTMGAEDVLHDLGVIPITSSDAQGMGRAGETVRRTFAMAGKMKHELGAEHPDHDNERALRYVAKLTVNPAIAHGLSHEVGSLEVGKLADVVLWRPEFFGAKPELVLKAGFPAYGVTGDPNAAIDRAQPLVLGPQFGAHGATAADLSVAFTSAAAAADGNDAMTTRRRRVGVRGTRGIGLGSMVRNSRLARVRVAPTGLVTVDGEPVSSEAAERTSLTRLYLL; encoded by the coding sequence GTGAGCCTGACGGGCAGGGACTACGCCGCCACCTACGGACCCCGGGCGGGGGACCGCCTCCGGCTGGGCGACACCGGCCTCGTCGTGCAGGTCGAGCACGACGCCCAGGCCCCCGGGGAGGAGTTCCTCGCCGGTTTCGCCAAGACCGCCCGCGACGGGCTGCACCTCAAGGCCGCCCGGGTCCGCGAGACGTGCGACGTCGTCATCTCCAACGTCGTCGTGGTCGACGCCGTCCAGGGGGTCCGCAAGCTCTCGATCGGCATCCGCGAGGGCCGGATCTCCGGCGTCGGCCGCGCGGGGAACCCCGACACCCTCGACGACGTGGACGTCGTCGTCGGGACGGGGACGACCATCGTGTCCGGTGAGGGGCTCATCGCCACCGCCGGCGCCATCGACACCCACGTGCACCTTTTGTCCCCCAGGGTGATGGAGGCCTCCCTCGCCTCCGGGGTGACCACGATCATCGGCCAGGAGTTCGGGCCCGTGTGGGGTGTCGGGGTGAACTCGCCGTGGGCGCTGCGGCACGCGTTCAACGCCTTCGACGCCTGGCCGGTGAACATCGGGTTCCTGGGCCGGGGTTCGGCCAGCGACCCGGGGTCGTCGGTGGAGGCCCTCGTCGAGGGCGGTGCCTGCGGTTTCAAGGTGCACGAGGACATGGGTGCGCACTCCCGCGCGCTCGACACCGCGCTCACGGTGGCCGAGGAGCACGACGTGCAGGTCGCCCTGCACACCGACGGCATCAACGAGGCGCTGTCGGTCGAGGACACCCTCGCGGTCCTGGACGGCCGGACCATCCACGCGTTCCACATCGAGGGCTGCGGCGGTGGGCACGTCCCCAACGTCCTGCGGATGGCCGGCGAACCCAACGTCATCGGTTCCTCCACGAACCCGACCCTGCCCTTCGGCCGCGACGCCGTCGCCGAGCACTACCACATGATCATGTCGGTCCACGGCCTCAAGGAGGACCTGCCCGGTGACGCGGCCCTGGCCCGCGACCGCATCCGGGCCGGGACCATGGGCGCCGAGGACGTCCTGCACGACCTCGGCGTCATCCCCATCACCTCCTCCGACGCCCAGGGCATGGGCCGGGCGGGGGAGACCGTCCGGCGCACGTTCGCGATGGCCGGGAAGATGAAGCACGAGCTCGGCGCCGAGCACCCCGACCACGACAACGAGCGCGCCCTGCGGTACGTCGCCAAGCTCACGGTGAACCCCGCCATCGCCCACGGGCTGTCCCACGAGGTCGGGAGCCTGGAGGTCGGCAAGCTCGCCGACGTGGTCCTGTGGCGGCCGGAGTTCTTCGGCGCCAAACCCGAGCTCGTCCTCAAGGCCGGTTTCCCCGCCTACGGCGTGACGGGCGACCCGAACGCGGCCATCGACCGGGCCCAGCCCCTCGTCCTCGGACCGCAGTTCGGGGCGCACGGGGCGACGGCGGCGGACCTGTCGGTGGCGTTCACCTCCGCGGCGGCCGCGGCCGACGGCAACGACGCGATGACCACGCGCCGCCGCCGGGTCGGGGTCCGGGGCACCCGCGGCATCGGGCTGGGCTCGATGGTGCGCAACTCCCGCCTGGCCCGGGTGCGCGTCGCCCCGACCGGGCTGGTCACGGTCGACGGGGAACCGGTCAGCTCGGAGGCGGCGGAGCGGACGAGCCTGACGCGGCTGTACCTCCTGTAG